The following are encoded together in the Pseudodesulfovibrio indicus genome:
- a CDS encoding DVU_1553 family AMP-dependent CoA ligase: MALPFPDLWLSRRMGLADGAIPSRAEFEAWLADRLAELVDHARANSPFYARHLDGFDGASLRSLDDFSKLPMITPDLLGAAPERLLCVSQDEIARVVTLTSSGTTGIPKRVFHTGEDLAATTEFFSRGMANMLGAGETALVFLPGERPGGVGRLLDEALSRFGARAETFGPLEDADAALDRCLDLGATCVVGSPAHLNLLALAYARRGPTHGPIRSALLCWDTVPDAVVRNVAGIPGCRPFRHWGMIETGLGGGVECAPGSGMHLREADVYVEIADQDTGRLLPDGEFGEMVVTTPLRRGMPLIRYRTGDVGRILAGECVCGSPLKRLDPQVRRVGDGVELGAGVLRLDELNELLYGLPGVGDFAARFDPRFEARRATNRLSLTICGQVEREDVFAALRTLPGVAASLDCGALELEIQLRDGRRPAIPGLGKRRLDTGSER; the protein is encoded by the coding sequence ATGGCATTGCCGTTCCCTGACCTCTGGCTGTCGCGCCGCATGGGGCTGGCCGACGGGGCGATCCCGTCGCGGGCGGAGTTTGAAGCGTGGCTTGCGGACCGCTTGGCCGAACTGGTTGACCACGCCAGGGCGAACAGCCCGTTCTATGCTCGTCACCTCGACGGGTTCGACGGCGCGTCCCTGCGTTCCCTGGACGATTTCTCGAAGCTGCCGATGATCACGCCGGACCTGCTCGGCGCGGCCCCGGAGCGGTTGCTCTGCGTGTCGCAGGACGAGATCGCGCGGGTGGTCACCCTGACCAGTTCCGGGACCACCGGCATCCCCAAGCGGGTCTTCCATACCGGCGAGGACCTGGCCGCGACCACGGAATTCTTCAGCCGGGGCATGGCCAACATGCTCGGCGCGGGCGAGACCGCCCTGGTCTTCCTGCCCGGCGAGCGGCCCGGCGGGGTGGGGCGGCTGCTCGACGAGGCCTTGTCCCGGTTCGGGGCGCGGGCCGAGACCTTCGGTCCCCTGGAGGACGCGGACGCGGCTCTGGACCGCTGCCTGGACCTGGGCGCGACCTGCGTGGTGGGTTCTCCGGCGCATCTGAATCTGCTGGCCCTGGCCTATGCCCGGCGCGGGCCGACCCACGGTCCCATCCGTTCGGCCCTGCTCTGCTGGGACACCGTTCCCGATGCCGTGGTTCGCAACGTGGCCGGGATTCCCGGTTGCCGTCCCTTCCGCCACTGGGGCATGATCGAGACCGGCCTGGGCGGCGGCGTGGAATGCGCGCCCGGTTCGGGCATGCACCTGCGCGAGGCCGACGTGTATGTGGAGATCGCGGACCAGGACACCGGGCGGCTCCTGCCGGACGGCGAGTTCGGCGAGATGGTCGTGACCACGCCGCTCAGGCGCGGCATGCCGCTCATCCGGTACCGCACCGGCGACGTGGGGCGCATCCTCGCCGGGGAGTGCGTGTGCGGCTCGCCCCTCAAGCGGCTGGACCCCCAGGTCCGGCGCGTCGGGGACGGCGTCGAACTGGGGGCGGGCGTCCTGCGCCTGGATGAGCTGAACGAGTTGCTCTACGGGTTGCCCGGCGTGGGGGATTTCGCGGCCCGGTTCGATCCCAGGTTCGAGGCCCGCCGTGCGACAAATCGGCTCTCGCTGACCATCTGCGGCCAGGTGGAGCGGGAGGATGTTTTCGCCGCCCTGCGGACGTTGCCCGGTGTGGCCGCGTCCCTGGATTGCGGCGCATTGGAGTTGGAAATACAATTGCGTGACGGTCGCCGACCGGCCATACCGGGCCTGGGCAAGCGCCGTTTGGATACAGGGAGCGAACGATGA
- a CDS encoding DVU_1551 family NTP transferase — MSLNIAAVIPAAGLSSRMGRFKPLLPLPGGTVLSRCVRLFRESGVERVVAVTGKRAEAVAACVMEAGGIAVHNPAFEQGMYASVLTGVRALPPETDGFFMLPADIPLVRPQTVRRLLEIFARETPSVLYPRFLGERGHPPLIAAKAIPAILDHHAVHGGKGGLRAVLEGLESAALDVDVADLGTVHDLDHPEDYEFALAVADAGYPLEDECCALWAMQGTSDHIIGHCRAVARVAAALCERLNARFSERPGAVRLDPGLALGAALTHDIGKGTKRHEAAGAELLRDHGFSRAADIVADHFDLSQADDVPITEREAVFLADKLVRCDRAVPLEGRYLEKAEMYRHEEGAEEAILGRLTRARVLMARFDREMGEPAERVAAEALA, encoded by the coding sequence ATGAGCCTGAACATTGCGGCGGTCATACCGGCGGCGGGGTTGTCTTCGCGCATGGGACGGTTCAAGCCGCTCCTGCCGCTGCCCGGCGGAACCGTGCTGTCGCGCTGCGTCCGGCTGTTTCGGGAGAGCGGGGTGGAGCGCGTCGTGGCGGTCACGGGCAAGCGCGCCGAAGCGGTGGCCGCCTGCGTCATGGAGGCGGGCGGCATAGCGGTCCACAACCCGGCCTTCGAGCAGGGCATGTATGCTTCGGTCCTGACCGGGGTGCGCGCGCTGCCGCCGGAAACGGACGGCTTCTTCATGCTCCCGGCGGACATCCCCCTGGTGCGTCCGCAGACCGTGCGCCGGTTGCTGGAAATCTTTGCGCGGGAGACCCCGTCCGTGCTCTATCCCCGGTTCCTGGGCGAGCGCGGCCATCCGCCGCTTATTGCCGCCAAGGCGATTCCGGCTATCCTCGATCATCATGCGGTGCACGGGGGGAAGGGCGGCCTGCGCGCGGTGCTGGAAGGGCTGGAATCCGCCGCGCTCGACGTGGACGTGGCCGACCTGGGCACGGTCCACGACCTCGACCATCCGGAGGACTACGAATTCGCCCTGGCCGTGGCCGACGCGGGCTATCCCCTGGAGGACGAATGTTGCGCCCTGTGGGCCATGCAGGGGACCAGCGACCACATCATCGGCCATTGCCGGGCCGTGGCCCGGGTGGCGGCGGCCCTGTGCGAACGGCTGAACGCGCGGTTCTCCGAGCGCCCGGGCGCGGTCCGGCTCGACCCCGGCCTGGCCCTGGGCGCGGCGCTGACCCACGACATCGGCAAGGGCACCAAGCGGCACGAGGCCGCCGGGGCCGAGCTGCTGCGCGACCACGGTTTTTCCCGCGCGGCGGACATCGTGGCCGATCACTTCGATCTTTCCCAGGCCGACGACGTGCCGATCACCGAGCGCGAGGCCGTGTTTCTGGCCGACAAGCTGGTCCGCTGCGACCGTGCCGTGCCTTTGGAGGGCCGCTATCTGGAGAAGGCCGAGATGTACCGACACGAGGAGGGCGCCGAGGAGGCGATCCTGGGCCGCCTGACCCGCGCCCGCGTGCTCATGGCCCGTTTCGACCGCGAGATGGGCGAGCCCGCCGAGCGGGTGGCGGCGGAGGCGTTGGCGTGA
- a CDS encoding XdhC family protein: MIGFVREVSGLVRGGEPFVLATVVESSGSTPRSSGAKMAVRGDGSIIGTVGGGLAEARACREAGKMLAESRPDGEARLMEVDMTQELAADSDMICGGGLTLLLELAGPDGGCARAYGELDSLLRAGRSALLRTRLAENGGLRAVEHLLEAGPTGGETPVFERDNGTVLLDEPFIPPAPLYIFGAGHVSRFTARVAAMVGFRTVVLDDRAEYANRERFPEADQVVVLPSFEGCCNSFRDDPEAFVVIVTRGHLHDRNVLAEALRTKARYVGMIGSSTKRNKIYASLLAGGFTQGEIDRCHSPIGLPIGGRTPEEIAVSIVGELIQVRAGKA; this comes from the coding sequence ATGATCGGATTTGTGCGGGAAGTGAGCGGGCTGGTGCGTGGCGGCGAACCCTTTGTCCTGGCCACGGTGGTGGAGAGTTCCGGGTCCACGCCGCGTTCCTCGGGCGCGAAGATGGCGGTGCGCGGCGACGGCTCCATCATCGGCACCGTGGGCGGCGGACTGGCCGAAGCCCGCGCCTGCCGGGAGGCCGGGAAGATGCTGGCCGAGTCGCGCCCTGACGGCGAGGCCCGGCTGATGGAAGTGGACATGACCCAGGAGCTGGCCGCCGATTCCGACATGATCTGCGGCGGCGGCCTGACCCTGCTTCTGGAGCTGGCGGGACCGGACGGCGGCTGCGCCCGCGCCTACGGCGAGCTGGACTCCCTGCTGCGCGCGGGGCGGAGCGCACTGCTTCGGACCCGGCTGGCCGAGAACGGCGGGCTGCGGGCCGTGGAGCATCTTCTGGAGGCCGGTCCGACCGGCGGGGAGACGCCCGTGTTCGAGCGTGACAACGGGACCGTCCTCCTCGACGAGCCGTTCATTCCGCCCGCACCGCTCTATATCTTCGGGGCCGGACACGTGTCCCGGTTCACCGCGCGGGTGGCGGCCATGGTCGGCTTCCGCACCGTGGTCCTGGACGACCGCGCGGAGTACGCCAACCGGGAGCGGTTCCCCGAGGCGGACCAGGTGGTGGTCCTGCCGTCCTTCGAGGGGTGCTGCAATTCCTTCCGGGACGACCCCGAGGCGTTCGTGGTCATCGTCACGCGCGGCCATCTGCACGACCGCAACGTGCTGGCCGAGGCGCTGCGGACCAAGGCCCGGTACGTGGGGATGATCGGCAGCTCCACCAAGCGGAACAAGATTTACGCCTCGCTCCTGGCGGGCGGTTTCACCCAAGGGGAGATTGACCGCTGCCACAGCCCCATCGGGCTGCCCATCGGCGGCCGGACCCCGGAGGAGATCGCGGTCAGCATCGTGGGCGAGCTGATCCAGGTCAGGGCGGGCAAGGCATGA
- a CDS encoding histidine phosphatase family protein: MIILLRHAVTDVAPGTCIGRTPTRLSPDGETQSMELAGSFAEAGLARLCSSPAIRAVDTVSPLAERLGLPVETWPELDEIDMGEWDGLPFETIRRDHPGDYARRGREFASFRASGGESFEEVAERAMGAMRRLAGGEMPVLAATHAGVIRAVLCRVTGHPLGDLFHFKPAHCRCTVLGFVAGGFGVLAPSVSPAEAAALVRG; encoded by the coding sequence GTGATCATCCTGCTGCGCCACGCCGTCACGGACGTTGCGCCGGGGACGTGCATCGGGCGGACTCCGACGCGCCTTTCGCCCGACGGCGAGACCCAATCCATGGAACTGGCCGGGAGCTTCGCGGAGGCGGGGTTGGCGCGGCTCTGCTCAAGCCCGGCCATCCGGGCCGTGGACACGGTTTCTCCCCTGGCCGAGCGGCTGGGGCTGCCTGTGGAGACCTGGCCGGAGCTGGACGAGATCGACATGGGCGAGTGGGACGGACTTCCTTTCGAGACCATTCGGCGGGACCACCCCGGCGACTATGCGCGGCGGGGGCGCGAGTTCGCTTCGTTCCGCGCGTCGGGCGGGGAGAGCTTCGAGGAAGTGGCGGAGCGGGCCATGGGCGCCATGCGCAGGCTGGCCGGGGGCGAAATGCCCGTGCTGGCCGCGACCCATGCCGGGGTCATCCGGGCCGTGCTCTGCCGGGTGACCGGCCATCCCCTGGGCGACCTCTTTCACTTCAAGCCCGCCCACTGCCGGTGCACGGTCCTGGGGTTCGTTGCCGGCGGGTTCGGGGTCCTTGCGCCGTCCGTCTCCCCGGCCGAGGCCGCGGCCCTGGTCCGGGGCTGA